From Oscillospiraceae bacterium CM, a single genomic window includes:
- a CDS encoding aminopeptidase P family protein has translation MTHLQTIQAAVKNSGTDAVLLTSATARFYATGFPSTAGVCLVAAEKAWFLTDSRYFEAAKAQIGDAAVLAVGREAPYAKQLNEICADNAIRSLGFEDATMTVSEHAEWQKKLDPLLVASSRLVDDLRAVKSREDLAFMIAAQRIAEKSFEEILPLVGADITEKELAAELVCQFLKNGADDKSFDPIVVSGPRSSLPHGAPSDAKIQKGFLTLDFGVKKDGWCSDTTRTLCVGQPDAEMQKIYHAVLNAQEAGIAAVRAGVRGCDIDAAARRVLEKSGYGTYFTHGFGHGVGLDVHESPSAAPSFDGVIPAGAVLSAEPGVYIPGRYGVRIEDVVYVTQDGCENLTSLPKTLLVV, from the coding sequence AACGGCGGGCGTCTGTCTGGTGGCAGCGGAAAAAGCGTGGTTTTTGACGGATAGCCGGTATTTTGAGGCGGCCAAAGCGCAGATAGGGGACGCCGCAGTTTTGGCGGTCGGCCGGGAAGCACCGTATGCAAAGCAGCTCAACGAAATTTGTGCGGATAACGCCATCCGCTCACTTGGCTTCGAAGATGCGACGATGACTGTTTCTGAACACGCCGAGTGGCAAAAGAAGCTCGATCCGCTGCTCGTCGCCTCCAGCAGGCTTGTTGACGATCTGCGCGCCGTTAAAAGCAGGGAAGACCTTGCTTTTATGATTGCCGCGCAGCGTATTGCGGAAAAATCATTTGAGGAAATTCTGCCGCTTGTTGGGGCAGATATCACGGAAAAAGAGCTTGCCGCCGAGCTTGTCTGCCAGTTTTTAAAAAATGGCGCAGACGACAAATCGTTTGACCCCATCGTTGTTTCCGGCCCGCGCTCAAGCCTGCCGCACGGCGCTCCAAGCGACGCGAAAATCCAAAAGGGCTTTCTGACGCTCGATTTCGGCGTGAAAAAAGACGGCTGGTGCTCCGACACGACGCGCACGCTCTGCGTCGGGCAGCCGGACGCAGAAATGCAAAAAATTTATCATGCTGTCTTAAACGCGCAGGAAGCAGGGATTGCCGCCGTACGCGCCGGGGTACGCGGGTGCGATATTGACGCGGCTGCCCGCCGCGTGCTGGAGAAAAGCGGCTATGGCACATACTTTACACACGGCTTTGGCCATGGCGTCGGGTTAGACGTGCATGAGTCCCCGTCGGCCGCGCCGTCGTTTGACGGGGTCATACCGGCCGGCGCCGTCCTTTCAGCTGAGCCGGGTGTCTATATCCCCGGCCGCTATGGCGTCCGGATTGAGGACGTCGTCTACGTCACGCAGGACGGCTGCGAAAACCTGACAAGCCTTCCGAAGACACTGCTCGTTGTATAA